The following coding sequences lie in one Apium graveolens cultivar Ventura chromosome 3, ASM990537v1, whole genome shotgun sequence genomic window:
- the LOC141711757 gene encoding putative F-box protein At4g22660, with translation MKNVVVEKETEQEGVSSNNEEFGRSGALTSSPTGFFDLPEDMSDKILLKMSLISILNFKTVCRSSRNVVRSFVSSSSNSQVHLVPWILLPRKLEDKRRIGFSTYDDQMVFMRTNAPPEFYDGLCLGTSHGWLVMLDKDIEPYLFNPFSFEKITLPEIFTFPNIQCLFGSVGSGYYIHYYENPYKHRRRIKSVQELRTKFVSKAVVSANPSHNNGNFFVLMISAWRKTGAILAFCYSGDDVWMQLGDHDESYCDVICHDDMFYALNYPDEIEIWDVHNGYPTKRTSIVAKYPQKVFDTKRSLKFRDCDTTRSYLVEVSGDLFLVVRFIGGLVRSHETSKFELRHETLCFQVYKLDTSIKKWEEVESLGDLVYFVGGNQSKSLLVPDNSAYKANSIYFTDDYWDMMYWRKNHYDIGVYHMEDKSIEKTLRFDWQNEPPPFWIDPESLVH, from the exons atgaaaaatgtggtggttgaaaaggaaaCCGAGCAAGAAGGAGTGAGTTCCAATAACGAAG AGTTTGGCAGGTCTGGTGCATTAACTTCATCACCCACTGGTTTTTTTGATCTTCCTGAAGATATGTCGGACAAGATCTTATTGAAAATGTCTCTAATCAGCATCTTGAACTTTAAGACTGTGTGCCGTTCTTCACGAAATGTTGTGAGATCTTTTGTCTCATCATCATCTAATAGTCAGGTCCATCTAGTACCGTGGATTTTGCTTCCTAGAAAACTAGAAGATAAAAGGAGAATCGGCTTCTCTACCTATGATGATCAAATGGTGTTTATGCGCACTAATGCACCCCCTGAATTTTATGATGGTTTATGTTTGGGAACCTCTCACGGATGGCTGGTGATGTTGGATAAAGATATAGAGCCATATCTCTTCAACCCTTTTTCATTTGAAAAAATCACATTACCAGAAATTTTTACTTTTCCAAATATTCAGTGTCTTTTTGGATCAGTTGGGAGTGGCTACTATATACACTACTATGAAAATCCTTATAAACACAGGCGGCGGATTAAGTCTGTGCAGGAATTAAGGACTAAATTTGTTTCTAAAGCTGTAGTTTCAGCGAACCCTTCTCACAACAATGGGAACTTCTTTGTGTTGATGATATCTGCATGGCGCAAGACTGGAGCAATACTTGCCTTTTGTTATTCTGGTGATGATGTATGGATGCAGCTAGGTGACCATGATGAATCCTACTGTGATGTTATATGCCATGATGATATGTTTTATGCTTTGAACTATCCAGACGAGATTGAAATTTGGGATGTCCATAATGGTTATCCTACAAAAAGAACAAGTATTGTTGCCAAGTACCCTCAGAAAGTTTTTGATACCAAGCGTTCTTTAAAATTCCGTGATTGTGATACAACCCGCAGTTACTTGGTGGAAGTGTCAGGGGATCTATTTCTTGTTGTGAGGTTTATTGGGGGGCTCGTCCGTAGTCATGAAACAAGTAAATTTGAATTGAGACATGAGACACTTTGTTTCCAAGTGTATAAGCTTGACACTAGTATAAAAAAGTGGGAAGAGGTGGAATCATTAGGTGATCTAGTGTATTTTGTAGGTGGAAATCAATCCAAGTCTCTTTTGGTCCCAGATAATTCAGCATACAAAGCAAATTCAATTTACTTTACGGATGATTATTGGGATATGATGTATTGGCGTAAAAATCATTATGATATTGGAGTCTATCACATGGAAGATAAAAGTATCGAGAAAACTCTTCGGTTTGATTGGCAGAATGAACCACCGCCTTTCTGGATTGACCCGGAATCTTTAGTACATTGA